From a region of the Candida albicans SC5314 chromosome 1, complete sequence genome:
- the TUP1 gene encoding chromatin-silencing transcriptional regulator (Transcriptional corepressor; represses filamentous growth; regulates switching; role in germ tube induction, farnesol response; in repression pathways with Nrg1, Rfg1; farnesol upregulated in biofilm; rat catheter, Spider biofilm repressed) produces MYPQRTQHQQRLTELLDAIKTEFDYASNEASSFKKVQEDYDSKYQQQAAEMQQIRQTVYDLELAHRKIKEAYEEEILRLKNELDTRDRQMKNGFQQQQQQQQQQQQQQQQQQQQIVAPPAAPPAPPTPVTSLSVIDKSQYIVNPTQRANHVKEIPPFLQDLDIAKANPEFKKQHLEYYVLYNPAFSKDLDIDMVHSLDHSSVVCCVRFSRDGKFIATGCNKTTQVFNVTTGELVAKLIDESSNENKDDNTTASGDLYIRSVCFSPDGKLLATGAEDKLIRIWDLSTKRIIKILRGHEQDIYSLDFFPDGDRLVSGSGDRSVRIWDLRTSQCSLTLSIEDGVTTVAVSPDGKLIAAGSLDRTVRVWDSTTGFLVERLDSGNENGNGHEDSVYSVAFSNNGEQIASGSLDRTVKLWHLEGKSDKKSTCEVTYIGHKDFVLSVCCTPDNEYILSGSKDRGVIFWDQASGNPLLMLQGHRNSVISVAVSLNSKGTEGIFATGSGDCKARIWKWTKK; encoded by the coding sequence ATGTATCCCCAACGCACCCAGCACCAACAACGTTTGACAGAGTTGTTGGATGCAATCAAAACTGAATTCGACTACGCCTCAAACGAAGCAAGCAGTTTCAAAAAGGTCCAAGAAGATTATGACTCAAAGtaccaacaacaagctGCCGAAATGCAACAAATCCGCCAAACAGTGTATGACTTGGAGTTGGCCCAtagaaaaatcaaagagGCATACGAGGAAGAGATATTGAGGTTAAAGAACGAGTTGGACACTAGAGACAGGCAAATGAAGAATGGcttccaacaacaacagcaacagcaacaacagcaacaacaacagcaacagcagcaacaacaacagattGTGGCACCACCTGCCGCCCCACCTGCTCCACCAACCCCGGTCACATCATTATCGGTTATCGACAAGTCACAATACATTGTCAACCCCACCCAAAGAGCTAACCACGTCAAGGAAATCCCACCATTCTTGCAAGATTTAGACATTGCCAAAGCCAACCCCGAGTTCAAGAAACAGCACCTCGAATACTATGTGTTGTACAACCCAGCGTTCTCCAAAGACTTGGATATTGACATGGTCCACTCCTTAGACCACTCGTCAGTTGTTTGCTGCGTGAGATTTTCCAGAGACGGCAAGTTCATCGCCACCGGTTGCAACAAAACCACCCAAGTGTTCAATGTCACCACCGGAGAGTTGGTCGCCAAATTGATTGACGAGTCCTCCAACGAAAACAAAGACGACAACACCACCGCCTCAGGCGACTTGTACATCAGATCTGTGTGTTTCTCCCCTGACGGAAAACTCTTGGCGACAGGTGCAGAAGACAAGTTGATTAGAATCTGGGATTTGAGCACAAAgagaattatcaaaatcttGAGGGGCCACGAACAAGACATTTACTCGTTAGACTTTTTCCCTGATGGCGATAGGTTGGTTTCAGGCTCCGGCGATAGGTCAGTCAGAATCTGGGACTTGAGAACCTCCCAGTGTTCCTTGACTTTGTCGATCGAAGACGGCGTCACCACCGTGGCCGTCTCCCCCGACGGCAAACTCATTGCTGCCGGCTCATTAGATAGAACCGTTAGAGTGTGGGACTCAACTACCGGGTTCTTGGTCGAACGCTTAGACTCCGGCAACGAAAACGGCAATGGCCACGAAGATTCAGTCTACTCTGTCGCCTTCTCCAACAACGGCGAACAAATCGCTTCCGGGTCCTTAGACAGAACCGTCAAGTTGTGGCACTTGGAAGGCAAGTCCGACAAAAAGTCGACCTGCGAGGTAACCTACATTGGCCACAAGGACTTTGTTTTGTCGGTCTGCTGTACCCCCGACAACGAGTACATTTTGTCGGGCTCAAAGGACCGTGGTGTCATTTTCTGGGACCAAGCTTCAGGTAACccattgttgatgttgcAGGGCCACCGCAACTCGGTCATCTCAGTCGCTGTATCCCTAAACTCAAAGGGAACCGAAGGTATCTTCGCTACAGGTAGTGGCGATTGTAAAGCCAGAATTTGGAAATGGACCAAAAAATAA
- a CDS encoding uncharacterized protein (Protein of unknown function; transcript detected on high-resolution tiling arrays) yields the protein MDKTGSGWKKVKGIGNVVLNTWRSHWISESKMMNTRNSYYNKRKKMDKLDENWEAANWTETAGGGKLDENHGWTSGASGKKLRAVKWNVGESAMNCSASDSRI from the coding sequence ATGGACAAGACAGGGAGTGGGTGGAAGAAAGTCAAAGGGATTGGAAATGTAGTCTTAAACACGTGGAGGCTGCACTGGATCAGTGAAAGCAAGATGATGAACACCAGGAACAGTTACTACAACaaaaggaagaagatgGACAAATTGGACGAGAACTGGGAGGCGGCAAATTGGACGGAAACCGCGGGGGGAGGCAAATTGGACGAGAACCACGGATGGACAAGCGGGGCAAGTGGCAAGAAGTTGCGTGCAGTGAAGTGGAATGTTGGAGAGCTGGCAATGAACTGCCTGGCAAGTGATAGCAGGATATAG
- the TRP1 gene encoding phosphoribosylanthranilate isomerase (Phosphoribosylanthranilate isomerase; tryptophan biosynthesis; expected unifunctional, unlike trifunctional enzyme of some other fungi; complements E. coli trpC, S. cerevisiae trp1 mutant; CCT1 and TRP1 overlap; Spider biofilm repressed), producing MKVVKICGIKTVEAASVAIDNGANLLGCILVPNRARTIDLEVAKQIARMVKRDRNPPPKFAGGTSTQHFEQVAQWIIENGPFLVGVFRNQPKEEVFRIAREVGLDFIQLHGSEDKLEFLGTEFGLIPRYVVPDELDLLEEQSLSLTQCVSLPLLDSEVGGEGKLLDWTFIEKLPTKAILAGGLTPENLPTFDNILGYDVSGGVETNGVKDSLKIIKFIQKGHAQSS from the coding sequence ATGAAAGTAGTTAAGATTTGTGGTATCAAGACGGTGGAGGCAGCGAGTGTTGCTATAGACAATGGAGCGAATCTCTTAGGGTGTATACTAGTTCCTAATCGTGCCCGTACGATTGATTTGGAGGTGGCAAAGCAGATTGCTCGCATGGTAAAGAGAGATAGGAACCCACCGCCAAAGTTTGCGGGTGGTACCTCAACACAACACTTTGAACAGGTTGCACAATGGATTATTGAGAATGGGCCGTTTTTAGTTGGGGTGTTTAGGAACCAGCCAAAGGAAGAAGTGTTTCGTATTGCGAGGGAGGTGGGGCTAGACTTTATCCAGCTCCATGGACTGGAAGATAAGCTAGAGTTTTTGGGTACAGAATTTGGGTTAATTCCCAGGTATGTTGTTCCTGACGAGCTAGACCTTTTGGAAGAGCAGAGCTTGCTGTTAACGCAATGTGTGAGTTTGCCGTTGCTTGATTCGGAAGTTGGGGGTGAAGGGAAGTTACTTGATTGGACGTTTATTGAGAAGTTACCTACAAAAGCTATACTTGCTGGTGGGCTAACCCCTGAGAATTTGCCTACATTTGACAACATTTTGGGCTACGATGTTAGTGGCGGTGTTGAAACCAATGGGGTAAAAGattcattgaaaattataaagTTTATACAAAAGGGACACGCTCAGTCGTCTTGA
- a CDS encoding cardiolipin synthase (Cardiolipin synthase; ortholog of S. cerevisiae Crd1; transcript is upregulated in clinical isolates from HIV+ patients with oral candidiasis; mutants are viable; Spider biofilm repressed), which produces MKKKKKFFACNFFFLCCSTLMIRLYPGIRPLRTGVVHFSTKQAIRSSLWTIPNVLTYTRIITTPFIGYYITTGQSTAALSLFTYSCVTDFVDGYIARKYNMKSIVGSIVDPLADKLLMTVCTVSLGYVHAIPPVIASIIIGRDVMLSFMSFYYRYKSLPAPKTFDKFISIGQIPTISVHPNMLGKINTALQMVYIGSLVYRPLVESVVSGAVYDGLGLVVGATTLASGANYLFSKSSWRYVK; this is translated from the coding sequence atgaaaaagaaaaaaaaattttttgcgtgtaattttttttttctttgttgttccACACTCATGATTAGACTTTATCCAGGCATAAGACCTTTGCGTACAGGGGTTGTTCACTTTTCCACCAAACAGGCTATACGGTCATCGTTGTGGACTATACCGAATGTGTTGACATATACACGTATTATTACTACACCGTTTATTGGATACTATATAACTACTGGCCAGTCTACTGCCGCGTTGCTGTTGTTCACGTACTCGTGTGTCACCGACTTTGTTGACGGGTACATTGCTAGAAAGTACAACATGAAGTCGATTGTGGGGTCGATTGTTGATCCGTTGGCCGATAAGTTGCTTATGACGGTGTGTACGGTGTCGTTGGGGTATGTTCATGCGATTCCTCCGGTGATAGCAAGCATAATAATTGGCCGCGATGTGATGTTGAGTTTTATGTCGTTCTACTATAGGTACAAGAGCTTGCCGGCGCCCAAGACGTTTGATAAGTTTATTAGCATTGGCCAGATTCCGACTATAAGTGTGCACCCCAATATGTTGGGCAAGATCAATACGGCGTTGCAGATGGTGTACATTGGGAGTTTGGTGTACCGCCCGTTGGTTGAGTCGGTTGTTTCTGGGGCCGTTTATGATGGGTTGGGGTTGGTTGTGGGGGCGACCACATTGGCGAGTGGGGCCAACTACTTGTTTAGCAAAAGTTCATGGAGATATGTAAAATGA
- the RCA1 gene encoding Rca1p (Protein involved in regulation of carbonic anhydrases; controls CO2 sensing; bZIP domain-containing transcription factor of the ATF/CREB family; null mutant displays slow growth, abnormal colony morphology and invasive growth) yields MEELKDAREERSVCWASCRTSSSSVDDMTTPLFLHRKKIEGIFFFLSVSQLSLPAMNFPPFEQPLFDPNQAELLEEAERAKNSSIPFHNPFDVNSYPITNPPIFDSTMTVPYTTDGVPRRRRISISNGQIGQIVSHEAYFAEDLDVPPEFESRPQTSVIEPPPPPPPQPQPQLPVEIAGVPPPNHQLIYNNEVIYNPENGPIPGTAAWKKERLLERNRIAASKCRQRKKQEQVQIQNNIAKMEKELKKKDAKIAELEYTVELLKASIKSCIEDGNTDRLKQFI; encoded by the coding sequence ATGGAGGAGTTGAAGGATGCAAGGGAAGAAAGGTCTGTGTGTTGGGCTAGTTGTCGTACTAGCTCGTCCTCGGTAGATGACATGACCACACCACTTTTTTTGCATCGTAAAAAGATTGaaggaatttttttttttctttctgtCTCACAACTTTCTTTACCAGCCATGAACTTTCCACCATTTGAACAACCACTCTTTGACCCCAACCAAGCGGAGTTGCTTGAAGAGGCAGAGAGGGCCAAGAACTCCAGTATCCCATTTCATAATCCATTTGATGTGAACTCGTATCCGATTACTAATCCGCCTATATTTGATTCGACAATGACAGTTCCGTATACTACAGATGGGGTTCCACGTCGAAGAAGAATATCGATATCGAATGGTCAGATTGGCCAGATAGTGAGCCACGAAGCGTACTTTGCCGAGGATTTGGATGTGCCACCCGAGTTTGAGAGCAGACCGCAGACGTCAGTGATTGagccaccaccaccgccgccaccacaaccacaaccacaactaCCAGTAGAAATTGCTGGCGTTCCACCACCAAACCATCAACTAATCTACAACAACGAAGTGATTTACAACCCCGAGAATGGGCCTATACCCGGGACAGCTGCATGGAAGAAGGAGCGGTTATTGGAGAGAAACCGGATTGCTGCGTCAAAGTGTAGGCAGAGGAAGAAACAAGAGCAGGTGCAGATCCAGAACAATATTGCCAAGATGGAGAAAgagttgaagaagaaagacGCAAAGATTGCTGAGTTGGAGTATACGGTGGAATTACTAAAAGCAAGTATAAAAAGCTGTATAGAAGATGGCAACACCGACAGGTTGAAGCAATTTATTTAG
- a CDS encoding uncharacterized protein (Protein of unknown function; transcript detected on high-resolution tiling arrays), translating to MSNAIDFGVVDDSEEPAVYTTFLPRPISALARVNLVLHEHPVVKYKTITRVRGGDEPLLSGEEERYGTEDERDTEKRLVEHNYDWSLQYLPGLQFGVVSIRRS from the coding sequence ATGTCGAATGCGATAGATTTTGGAGTTGTTGACGATTCGGAGGAGCCTGCGGTGTACACCACTTTTTTGCCACGCCCAATATCTGCCCTAGCCAGGGTTAATTTGGTGCTACATGAGCACCCCGTTGTCAAGTATAAGACCATCACTAGGGTCAGAGGTGGTGATGAGCCGTTGTTGAGTGGGGAAGAAGAGAGGTACGGCACAGAGGATGAACGGGATACTGAGAAACGTTTGGTGGAACATAACTATGATTGGTCGTTGCAGTATTTGCCTGGTTTACAATTCGGGGTGGTGAGTATTAGAAGGAGTTAA
- the CTA2 gene encoding Cta2p (Putative transcription factor; Med2 mediator domain; activates transcription in 1-hybrid assay in S. cerevisiae; repressed by Efg1; member of a family of telomere-proximal genes; Tbf1-induced), giving the protein MPENLQTRLHNSLDEILKSSGYIFEVIDQNRKQSNVITSPNNELIQKSITQSLNGEIQNFHAILDQTVSKLNDAEWCLGVMVEKKKKHDELKVKEEAARKKREEEAKKKEEEAKKKAEEAKKKEEEAKKAEEAKKAEEAKKVEEAAKKAEEAKKAEEEARKKAETAPQKFDNFDDFIGFDINDNTNDEDMLSNMDYEDLKLDDKVPATTDNNLDMNNILENDESILDGLNMTLLDNGDHVNEEFDVDSFLNQFGN; this is encoded by the coding sequence ATGCCAGAAAACCTCCAAACAAGATTACATAACTCACTCGACgagatattgaaatcatcagGATACATATTTGAGGTAATCGACCAAAACAGAAAACAAAGCAATGTGATAACTAGCCCCAACAACGAACTAATCCAAAAATCCATAACCCAACTGCTCAACGGCGAAATCCAAAACTTCCATGCTATTCTAGACCAAACAGTGTCGAAACTCAATGATGCAGAGTGGTGTCTCGGCGTTATggttgaaaagaaaaagaaacatgACGAATTGAAAGTCAAAGAAGAAGCGGCAAGAAAGAAACGTGAAGAAGAGGccaagaagaaggaagaaGAGGCCAAAAAGAAGGCAGAGGAGGccaagaagaaggaagaaGAGGCCAAGAAAGCAGAGGAGGCCAAGAAGGCAGAGGAAGCCAAGAAGGTAGAAGAAGCAGCCAAGAAGGCAGAGGAAGCCAAGAAAGCAGAAGAAGAGGCCAGAAAGAAAGCAGAGACCGCCCCACAAAAGTTTGACAATTTTGACGACTTTATTGGCTTTGACATCAACGACAATACCAACGACGAAGACATGTTGTCCAACATGGACTACGAGGACCTAAAATTGGACGACAAAGTACCTGCCACCACAGACAACAACTTGGACATGAACAACATACTTGAAAACGACGAGCTGATACTAGACGGGTTGAACATGACATTGCTCGACAATGGCGACCACGTAAACGAAGAGTTTGATGTAGACAGCTTTTTGAACCAGTTTGGTAATTAG
- a CDS encoding uncharacterized protein (Ortholog(s) have role in ascospore wall assembly, ascospore-type prospore membrane assembly and cytosol, prospore membrane localization) — MAGKESCETERKKKIPSIFLRCKKSGVVMSSTEDELVRQLAQHTDLSSLASFNSSIHPYQFDFIIEHERGIKLFGIPLFSHKSLWPIIDPSHYQSINGKKLSIPISLENYPLPDFDWQWQWDRWYVFMFNDVDPHGWMYSNVFFQCAKWKGKYYFGNTVRKRVWIRLRKKCSP, encoded by the coding sequence ATGGCTGGTAAAGAAAGTTGTGAGacagaaagaaaaaaaaaaattccttCAATCTTTTTACGATGCAAAAAAAGTGGTGTGGTCATGTCATCTACCGAGGACGAGCTAGTACGACAACTAGCCCAACACACAGACCTTTCTTCCCTTGCATCCTTCAACTCCTCCATCCACCCTTACCAGTTCGACTTTATCATCGAGCACGAACGTGGAATAAAACTCTTTGGTATCCCGTTGTTTTCGCACAAATCATTATGGCCCATAATCGACCCGTCGCATTACCAAAGCATCAACGGCAAGAAATTGTCGATCCCCATATCCCTTGAAAACTACCCCCTACCAGACTTTGATTGGCAATGGCAATGGGACCGCTGGTACGTCTTTATGTTCAACGACGTCGACCCGCACGGGTGGATGTACTCAAACGTGTTTTTCCAGTGCGCCAAGTGGAAGGGTAAATACTATTTTGGCAACACAGTAAGAAAGAGAGTCTGGATAAGACTAAGGAAGAAATGCTCCCCCTAG
- the CCT8 gene encoding chaperonin-containing T-complex subunit (Chaperonin-containing T-complex subunit; role in hyphal morphogenesis, particularly starvation-induced; essential; expression in S. cerevisiae inhibits Ras2-mediated pathways; CCT8 and TRP1 overlap; Spider biofilm repressed) gives MSLKLPQAPNSGLFKQGYSSFSNADGAIIRNVEAVREIASILLTSMGPSGRNKIIVNKLGKKFITNDAATMLNELEIVHPVVKILIQASKQQEFEMGDNTNLVIILAGEFLNVAEKLLTLGLNVSEIIQGFNLANKFVMKTLDELVVEKVESFETDLLKAVKPVIAAKQYGVEDTIAKLVVDAVALVMKNGSFNVDNIRVVKVMGASLSQSQVVKGMVFPREPEGTVKNAAKSKVVVFTNPIDISTTETKGTVLLHNAQEMLDFTKGEEQQLDQLCKEIHDSGVKVVVAGSSVGELALHYLNKYGILVLRVPSKFDLRRICQVCGATPLPRLGAPTPDEMGEIDIIETKEIGGDRVTIFRQDESSSRTATIVVRGATQNNLDDIERAIDDGVNSIKGLIKDNRLLPGAGAVEIELMKRITAYGESTPGLLQLAIKSFAKAFEVIPRVLAETSGHDSSEILSKLHAAHAEDTGLRAGIDIDSGEVADTAVLDILATKKSAIDLAVDATNTILSIDQIIMAKRAGGPVMPQQPRPGNWDQDD, from the coding sequence ATGTCGTTGAAGTTACCACAAGCACCAAACTCAGGCTTATTCAAACAAGGATACTCCTCCTTCTCCAATGCCGACGGAGCCATTATCAGAAATGTTGAAGCAGTTCGTGAAATCGCCTCTATCTTACTCACCTCCATGGGTCCAAGTGGAAGAAACAAGATCATCGTCAACAAGTTGGGcaaaaaattcatcacCAACGATGCCGCCACCATGCTTAACGAATTGGAAATTGTCCACCCCGTAGTGAAAATCTTGATCCAGGCATCAAAGCAGCAGGAATTCGAAATGGGCGACAACACTAACCTAGTAATCATCCTTGCTGGCGAGTTCCTCAACGTTGctgaaaaattgttaacATTGGGCTTGAATGTCAGTGAAATCATCCAGGGGTTCAACTTGGCAAACAAGTTTGTGATGAAAACATTGGACGAGTTGGTCGTTGAAAAAGTCGAGTCGTTCGAAACTGACCTATTAAAAGCAGTGAAGCCAGTGATCGCCGCTAAACAGTACGGCGTAGAAGATACCATCGCCAAACTCGTCGTTGATGCCGTTGCCCTAGTTATGAAGAACGGGTCTTTCAATGTCGACAACATAAGAGTGGTCAAGGTCATGGGTGCATCGCTCTCCCAATCGCAAGTGGTCAAGGGTATGGTCTTCCCAAGAGAACCTGAAGGTACCGTCAAAAACGCCGCCAAATCCAAAGTTGTCGTGTTTACCAACCCCATCGATATTTCCACCACCGAAACCAAAGGTACAGTGCTCCTCCACAATGCCCAGGAAATGCTTGATTTCACCAAGGGCGAAGAACAACAGTTGGACCAGTTGTGCAAGGAAATCCACGATTCAGGAGTTAAGGTGGTTGTTGCTGGTTCTAGTGTGGGCGAGTTGGCGTTACATTACCTCAACAAGTACGGCATCTTGGTGTTGAGAGTGCCATCGAAATTCGATTTAAGAAGAATCTGCCAGGTGTGTGGCGCCACCCCCTTGCCTCGTTTGGGCGCACCAACACCAGACGAAATGGGCGAAATCGATATCATCGAAACCAAAGAAATTGGTGGCGACAGAGTTACAATCTTTAGACAGGACGAGTCGAGCTCAAGAACTGCCACCATAGTCGTAAGAGGGGCAACCCAAAACAACTTGGACGATATTGAAAGAGCTATTGACGACGGTGTAAACTCCATCAAAGGATTGATCAAAGATAACAGATTATTGCCTGGTGCCGGTGCAGTTGAAATAGAGTTGATGAAGCGTATCACCGCCTATGGCGAGTCCACTCCTGGGCTCTTGCAATTAGCTATAAAGAGTTTTGCCAAGGCATTTGAGGTGATCCCAAGAGTGTTGGCCGAAACTTCTGGTCACGACTCTTCAGAAATATTAAGTAAACTCCATGCTGCCCACGCTGAAGACACTGGTCTCAGAGCTGGTATCGATATAGATTCAGGAGAGGTGGCTGATACTGCCGTGTTGGATATCTTGGCTACAAAGAAATCCGCTATAGATTTAGCTGTTGATGCTACAAACACTATCTTATCTATAGATCAAATAATCATGGCTAAAAGAGCTGGAGGCCCAGTTATGCCACAACAGCCAAGACCGGGCAACTGGGATCAAGACGACTGA
- the MVD gene encoding diphosphomevalonate decarboxylase (Mevalonate diphosphate decarboxylase; functional homolog of S. cerevisiae Erg19; possible drug target; regulated by carbon source, yeast-hypha switch, growth phase, antifungals; gene has intron; rat catheter, Spider biofilm repressed) — MYSASVTAPVNIATLKYWGKRDKSLNLPTNSSISVTLSQDDLRTLTTASASESFEKDQLWLNGKLESLDTPRTQACLADLRKLRASIEQSPDTPKLSQMKLHIVSENNFPTAAGLASSAAGFAALVSAIAKLYELPQDMSELSKIARKGSGSACRSLFGGFVAWEMGTLPDGQDSKAVEIAPLEHWPSLRAVILVVSDDKKDTPSTTGMQSTVATSDLFAHRIAEVVPQRFEAMKKAILDKDFPKFAELTMKDSNSFHAVCLDSYPPIFYLNDTSKKIIKMVETINQQEVVAAYTFDAGPNAVIYYDEANQDKVLSLLYKHFGHVPGWKTHYTAETPVAGVSRIIQTSIGPGPQETSESLTK; from the exons ATGTACTCTGCTTCTGTCACAGCACCCGTCAACATCGCC ACCCTTAAGTATTGGGGGAAACGAGACAAGTCGTTGAACTTGCCCACCAACTCGTCCATCTCCGTCACCTTATCCCAAGACGATTTGCGAACCTTGACAACCGCTTCTGCATCTGAATCATTCGAAAAAGACCAATTGTGGCTCAATGGAAAGTTGGAATCATTAGATACTCCACGTACTCAAGCGTGTTTAGCAGACTTGAGAAAGTTACGTGCCTCTATCGAACAATCCCCCGACACCCCCAAGTTATCACAAATGAAATTGCACATCGTCTCGGAAAACAATTTCCCTACTGCCGCAGGTTTGGCATCGTCCGCTGCTGGCTTTGCAGCATTGGTTTCAGCAATCGCAAAGTTATACGAGTTGCCCCAAGACATGTCGGAATTGTCGAAAATCGCCCGTAAAGGCTCCGGCTCAGCATGCAGATCGCTCTTTGGTGGGTTTGTGGCCTGGGAAATGGGTACTTTACCTGACGGACAAGACTCAAAGGCCGTGGAAATTGCCCCATTAGAGCACTGGCCATCACTCAGAGCGGTCATTTTGGTGGTCAGCGACGACAAGAAAGATACACCCAGCACCACAGGAATGCAGTCGACTGTCGCAACCTCAGACTTGTTTGCCCACCGTATTGCTGAGGTCGTCCCCCAAAGGTTCGAGGCCATGAAAAAGGCTATCCTCGACAAAGACTTTCCAAAGTTCGCTGAGCTCACCATGAAAGATTCCAACTCCTTCCATGCCGTTTGTTTAGACTCCTACCCCCCAATCTTCTATCTCAACGATACGTCCAAAAAGATTATAAAAATGGTAGAAACCATCAACCAGCAAGAAGTCGTTGCTGCATACACTTTTGACGCCGGTCCAAATGCGGTCATTTACTACGACGAGGCCAACCAGGACAAGGTCTTGTCCTTGCTCTACAAACATTTCGGTCACGTCCCAGGTTGGAAAACCCACTACACTGCTGAAACTCCTGTTGCTGGTGTTTCGCGTATCATTCAAACGTCTATTGGCCCGGGGCCTCAAGAAACTAGTGAATCATTAACTAAATAA